A DNA window from Bradyrhizobium barranii subsp. barranii contains the following coding sequences:
- a CDS encoding cupin domain-containing protein: protein MDGRGETNSPKDAPAIEADDAVDQRLGETVRLLRQRAGLSIQDVATKTGLSNGMISQLERARAMPSIRTLRLLSIALDVPISYFFETTDPADVQRYIVRKNSRRLLRLTASGVVKEALTPEDKGQLELYELTLNPGASSGTDFLQHTGEKAGYILSGSLRLWLDNQAHLLEAGDSFRFPSIVPHMFDNPTQQAARVIWVTTLRQTDSPAG from the coding sequence ATGGATGGTCGCGGCGAGACCAACAGCCCGAAAGACGCCCCGGCGATCGAGGCTGACGATGCGGTCGACCAGCGGCTCGGCGAAACCGTGCGGCTGCTGCGGCAGCGCGCCGGCCTCTCGATCCAGGACGTCGCCACCAAGACCGGGCTCTCCAACGGCATGATCAGCCAGCTCGAACGCGCGCGTGCCATGCCGTCGATACGGACGCTGCGCCTGCTCAGCATCGCGCTCGACGTGCCCATCTCCTATTTCTTCGAGACCACCGATCCTGCCGACGTGCAGCGCTACATCGTGCGCAAGAACAGCCGGCGCCTGCTGCGGCTCACCGCCAGCGGCGTCGTCAAGGAAGCGCTGACGCCGGAGGACAAGGGCCAGCTCGAACTCTACGAGCTCACGCTCAACCCCGGCGCCTCGTCCGGCACCGACTTCTTGCAGCACACCGGCGAGAAGGCCGGGTACATCCTGTCCGGCAGCCTGCGGCTGTGGCTCGACAACCAGGCTCATCTGCTCGAGGCCGGCGACAGTTTCCGCTTTCCGAGCATCGTGCCGCACATGTTCGACAACCCGACCCAGCAGGCCGCACGTGTGATCTGGGTCACGACGCTGCGCCAGACCGACTCGCCGGCAGGTTGA
- a CDS encoding 2-hydroxyacid dehydrogenase, producing the protein MTVLYKANMVRGAEWARFFAERAPDVPFRLWPDIGDPAEVRYLVAWVPPDNIATTFPNLELVFSVGAGVDQFDATKVPAHIPLVRMLEPGIAETMVEYVTMAVLALHRDLLHFVSQQREQVWREIRITPAKRRRVGVMGLGQLGQAVLDRLKAFDFPLLGWNRSPREIEGVTCYADVDALPDFLAQADILVCLLPLTDETRGILNADLFARLPRGAGLVNVGRGPHLVQADFLAALDSGALSGAVLDVADPEPLPAGHPFWSHPRILLTPHNASMTTPDTAVDFVLDVIARHRRGEDLPGRVDRSRGY; encoded by the coding sequence ATGACGGTTCTCTACAAGGCCAACATGGTTCGCGGCGCCGAATGGGCGCGCTTCTTCGCCGAGCGCGCGCCCGATGTGCCGTTCCGGCTCTGGCCCGACATCGGCGATCCCGCAGAGGTGCGCTACCTGGTGGCGTGGGTGCCGCCTGATAACATCGCGACGACCTTTCCCAATCTCGAGCTGGTGTTTTCGGTCGGTGCGGGCGTGGATCAGTTCGATGCCACGAAAGTTCCGGCGCACATACCGCTCGTCCGCATGCTGGAGCCCGGCATCGCCGAGACCATGGTGGAATACGTCACCATGGCCGTGCTCGCGCTGCATCGCGATCTCCTGCACTTCGTCAGCCAGCAGAGGGAACAGGTCTGGCGCGAGATCCGGATCACGCCGGCCAAACGTCGGCGTGTCGGCGTGATGGGGCTCGGCCAGCTCGGCCAGGCCGTGCTCGACCGGCTCAAGGCGTTCGATTTTCCGCTTCTCGGCTGGAATCGTTCGCCGCGCGAGATTGAAGGCGTCACCTGTTACGCCGACGTGGACGCCTTGCCGGACTTCCTTGCGCAGGCTGACATCCTCGTCTGCCTGCTGCCGCTGACCGACGAGACCCGCGGCATCCTCAATGCCGATCTGTTCGCGCGCCTGCCGCGCGGAGCAGGGCTCGTCAATGTCGGGCGTGGCCCGCATCTCGTCCAAGCCGATTTTCTCGCGGCGCTCGACAGCGGCGCGCTGTCCGGTGCGGTGCTCGACGTTGCCGATCCCGAGCCGCTGCCCGCCGGCCATCCGTTCTGGAGCCATCCGCGCATCCTGCTGACGCCGCACAATGCCAGCATGACGACACCTGATACGGCCGTCGATTTCGTGCTCGACGTCATCGCGCGCCACCGCCGCGGCGAAGATCTGCCGGGGCGTGTCGATCGTAGTCGCGGCTATTAG
- a CDS encoding ABC transporter permease, producing the protein MARYVVNRLAQAIMLLVIVSAIGFAILHLAPGGPLSQYAASAQMTQEDLDRVTRQLGLDRPLPIQYLDWFGRMLKGDWGKSYRDGEAVLSVISSHLGATLELMATATIIAVLLGCWIGVLGALRRYSLFDTLATVGAMIALSIPTFWFGLVTIYVFSVKLGWLPAGNRQTVGDGSFLDLLHHLIAPALVLALVETAMWGRFMRSSMLEVINQDYIRTARAKGMPEWRILTVHALRNALLPMITVAGLQFPTLLGGALVAETVFTWPGMGRLFLDSIGYRDYPVVMGILMFSATMVLIGSLLADILYAVVDPRIRVG; encoded by the coding sequence ATGGCCCGTTACGTCGTCAACCGCCTGGCGCAGGCGATCATGCTGCTGGTGATCGTCTCCGCGATCGGGTTTGCCATCCTGCATCTGGCACCCGGCGGTCCGCTGTCGCAATACGCTGCGTCCGCGCAGATGACGCAGGAGGACCTCGACCGCGTCACCAGGCAGCTCGGCCTCGATCGCCCGTTGCCGATCCAGTATCTCGACTGGTTCGGCCGCATGCTGAAAGGCGATTGGGGCAAGTCCTATCGCGACGGCGAGGCGGTGCTGTCGGTGATCTCCTCCCATCTCGGCGCCACGCTGGAGCTGATGGCGACGGCGACCATCATCGCGGTTTTGCTCGGCTGCTGGATCGGCGTGCTCGGTGCGCTGCGCCGCTATTCGCTGTTCGACACGCTCGCCACCGTCGGCGCCATGATCGCGCTGTCGATCCCGACCTTCTGGTTCGGCCTCGTCACCATCTACGTGTTCTCGGTGAAGCTCGGCTGGCTGCCGGCCGGCAATCGCCAAACCGTCGGCGATGGCTCCTTCCTCGACCTGCTGCATCATCTGATTGCGCCGGCGCTGGTGCTGGCGCTGGTCGAGACCGCGATGTGGGGCCGCTTCATGCGCTCCTCCATGCTCGAGGTCATCAACCAGGATTACATCCGCACCGCGCGCGCCAAGGGCATGCCGGAATGGCGCATCCTCACCGTGCACGCCCTGCGCAACGCCCTGCTGCCGATGATCACGGTGGCCGGCCTGCAGTTTCCGACGCTGCTCGGCGGTGCGCTGGTCGCCGAGACCGTGTTCACCTGGCCCGGCATGGGCCGGCTGTTCCTGGATTCCATCGGCTACCGCGACTATCCCGTGGTGATGGGCATCCTGATGTTCTCGGCGACCATGGTGCTGATCGGCTCGCTGCTCGCCGACATCCTCTACGCCGTCGTCGATCCGCGCATCCGGGTGGGCTAG
- a CDS encoding peptide ABC transporter substrate-binding protein — protein sequence MADSTGKFGVGGLRHLGIPNRRQFFQLGAGAAAGWTLAGDAFAQSERPTNPPDKPRGQVIAALSQEPTVFHPLMPGIEVDQGIWWQVFSPLWFIEPDGKFVPDLAREVPTVENGGLSADGLTWKIKLRSDVKWHDGTPFTAEDVKFSLDLINNPDFRVRNRVGHNLVKDIKVVAPDEIHWRMEAPYSPYMSILSLTFIVPKHILEKLSDPNASPFHNAPVGTGPFRWGERVPGDHIQLNAHAGYHGKGPYVERVVFKYIPDLTVLYTQFRTGQVDYTGLQGILPNFVQEAKTLKGRKIFVSATSSVEHVAPNLEFGPFADRAVREALYLAINKQAIIDALNYGLPTQTESFVPQQAWSFQQGLPQHKYDPAKANALLDAAGWTRGSGGIREKGGVKLEFTNSTTSGNAVREQTQQLLIQDWRAIGAAMRVNNMPAAVIWGDFWQQSKFNSVLVSVNFMLGSDPDVTPRFGSGAIPAKGGRGFNTYQYNSAEADRLLAEGAKQFDLAQRKATYGDLQKLIRNDLAILPLFQGFIAEGVKEGLQGFRPNINTSINCWNIREWYWA from the coding sequence ATGGCAGACAGCACCGGCAAGTTCGGCGTTGGCGGACTGCGTCATCTCGGCATTCCAAATCGCCGACAATTTTTCCAGCTCGGCGCAGGCGCCGCAGCGGGATGGACCCTTGCAGGCGACGCCTTTGCGCAGAGCGAACGCCCGACCAATCCGCCGGACAAGCCGCGCGGGCAGGTGATTGCGGCGCTGTCGCAGGAGCCGACCGTCTTCCATCCGCTGATGCCGGGGATCGAGGTCGATCAGGGCATCTGGTGGCAGGTATTCTCGCCGCTCTGGTTCATCGAACCCGACGGCAAGTTCGTCCCTGATCTCGCGCGCGAAGTCCCGACCGTCGAGAACGGCGGCCTGTCGGCCGACGGCCTGACCTGGAAAATCAAGCTGCGCAGCGACGTGAAATGGCATGACGGCACGCCGTTCACGGCCGAGGACGTGAAGTTCTCGCTGGACCTGATCAACAATCCCGACTTCCGCGTCCGCAACCGCGTCGGCCACAACCTCGTCAAGGACATCAAGGTCGTCGCGCCCGACGAGATCCACTGGCGGATGGAGGCTCCCTATTCGCCCTATATGTCGATCCTGTCGCTCACCTTCATCGTGCCGAAGCACATCCTGGAGAAGCTGTCGGATCCGAACGCCTCGCCGTTCCACAATGCGCCTGTCGGCACCGGGCCGTTCCGCTGGGGCGAGCGCGTGCCCGGCGACCACATTCAATTGAATGCCCACGCCGGCTATCACGGCAAAGGACCTTACGTCGAACGCGTGGTCTTCAAATACATTCCCGATCTCACCGTCCTCTACACCCAGTTCCGCACGGGGCAGGTCGACTACACCGGCCTGCAAGGCATCTTGCCGAACTTCGTGCAGGAGGCGAAGACGCTGAAGGGCCGCAAGATCTTCGTCTCCGCGACCTCGTCGGTGGAGCACGTCGCGCCCAATCTCGAATTCGGCCCCTTCGCCGATCGCGCGGTGCGCGAGGCGCTCTACCTTGCCATCAACAAGCAGGCGATCATCGATGCGCTGAACTACGGCCTGCCGACCCAGACCGAGAGCTTCGTGCCGCAACAGGCCTGGTCGTTCCAGCAGGGCCTGCCGCAACACAAATACGATCCGGCCAAGGCCAACGCGCTGCTCGACGCGGCCGGATGGACCCGCGGCTCCGGCGGCATCCGCGAGAAGGGTGGGGTCAAGCTCGAATTCACCAACTCGACGACGTCGGGCAATGCGGTGCGCGAGCAGACCCAGCAGCTCCTGATCCAGGACTGGCGCGCGATCGGCGCGGCGATGCGGGTCAACAACATGCCGGCCGCCGTGATCTGGGGCGATTTCTGGCAGCAGTCGAAGTTCAATTCGGTGCTGGTGTCCGTGAACTTCATGCTCGGCAGCGACCCCGACGTGACGCCGCGCTTCGGCTCCGGCGCTATCCCTGCCAAGGGCGGCCGTGGCTTCAACACCTATCAGTACAACAGCGCCGAGGCCGATCGTCTGCTCGCCGAGGGCGCCAAGCAGTTCGATCTCGCCCAGCGCAAGGCGACCTATGGCGATCTGCAGAAGCTGATCCGCAACGACCTCGCCATCCTGCCGCTGTTCCAGGGTTTTATCGCCGAGGGCGTGAAGGAGGGGCTGCAAGGCTTCCGCCCCAACATCAACACCTCGATCAATTGCTGGAACATCCGCGAATGGTACTGGGCCTGA
- a CDS encoding ABC transporter permease: protein MTAATLSTVQLAPGQAAWRRFRRHRLALAGAVIILVLVLGSALGPYLLPFDDTYIDIMKRFAPPLSGAHILGTDELGRDVLARLMMGGRVSLTIGIVAMVIAMAVGIAVGAFAGFYGGVVGAVLMRLVDAVLCFPTIFLLLALAALTEPGLATTTVLIAATAWMAVARVVEAQVRSLREREFAVAALAFGSSNLRIMFRELVPNAIAPIVVAATLNVAKAILLESYVSYLGYGIQPPAASWGNMLNNAQIYLTSAPWLAIAPGVAITLAVTSFNFLGDGLRDALDPRMNIP from the coding sequence ATGACGGCTGCGACCCTCTCGACCGTTCAGCTCGCGCCCGGCCAGGCCGCATGGCGGCGCTTTCGCCGGCACCGGCTCGCGCTTGCGGGGGCTGTCATCATTCTGGTTCTCGTCCTCGGCTCGGCCTTGGGTCCTTATCTGCTGCCGTTCGACGACACCTATATCGACATCATGAAGCGGTTCGCGCCGCCGCTGTCGGGCGCGCATATCCTCGGCACCGACGAGCTCGGCCGCGATGTGCTCGCGCGGCTGATGATGGGCGGACGCGTCTCGCTCACGATCGGCATCGTCGCGATGGTGATCGCGATGGCGGTCGGAATCGCCGTCGGTGCCTTTGCCGGCTTCTATGGCGGCGTGGTCGGCGCGGTCCTGATGCGGCTGGTCGACGCCGTGCTGTGCTTTCCGACGATCTTCCTCCTGCTTGCGCTGGCGGCGCTCACCGAGCCCGGTCTCGCCACCACGACCGTGCTGATCGCTGCCACAGCGTGGATGGCCGTGGCGCGCGTCGTCGAAGCGCAAGTGCGTTCGCTGCGGGAGCGCGAATTCGCGGTTGCCGCGCTCGCCTTCGGCTCATCGAATCTGCGGATCATGTTTCGCGAACTCGTGCCCAACGCGATCGCGCCGATCGTGGTGGCGGCGACGCTGAACGTCGCCAAGGCGATCCTGCTCGAATCCTATGTCAGCTATCTCGGCTACGGCATCCAGCCGCCGGCCGCGAGCTGGGGCAACATGCTCAACAATGCGCAGATCTACCTCACCAGCGCGCCGTGGCTTGCGATCGCGCCGGGCGTCGCCATCACGCTCGCGGTGACGAGCTTCAATTTCCTCGGCGACGGCTTGCGCGACGCGCTCGACCCGCGAATGAACATCCCATGA
- a CDS encoding NAD(P)/FAD-dependent oxidoreductase codes for MSPPLTRINGDERLPAQVDVVVIGGGVIGVSAAYHLAKKGLSVALVEKGHVGGEQSSRNWGWCRQQGRAREEVPLAREALRLWEDMQNDAGVDAGFRRTGVLFLTKSKDELASWERWAATAREMQVHSTVLTPAEVAERLPGNSEKWVGGLHTPSDGRAEPSMAVPALATAARKHGVTIHQGCAARGLETQGGRVSAVVTEKGTIRTQSVLLSGGAWSSLFCRRHGIELPIGLVNATACRTTPGPEITSGALGTDFYCIRRRLDGGFTLALRGRGTVELSPDLFRYARTFWPTYLHRKNGLKLSFGKSFFDQIVRGTSWSFDKPSPFETERVRDPAPDMSLVNAALASLIKSNPELKDIEIAEAWGGTIDCTPDTIPVISPVDALPGFFLATGFSGHGFGIGPAAGKLAADIVTGATPLVDPAAYSHKRMIDGRRLAPVSPF; via the coding sequence ATGTCCCCGCCGCTCACCCGTATAAACGGCGACGAACGCCTGCCGGCGCAGGTGGACGTCGTCGTCATCGGCGGCGGCGTCATCGGCGTTTCCGCGGCCTATCATCTGGCGAAGAAGGGTCTCTCCGTTGCCCTCGTCGAGAAAGGCCATGTTGGCGGCGAGCAGTCGAGCCGCAATTGGGGCTGGTGCCGCCAGCAGGGCCGCGCCCGTGAGGAGGTCCCGCTGGCCCGCGAGGCGCTCCGGCTCTGGGAGGACATGCAGAACGACGCCGGTGTCGATGCCGGCTTCCGCCGCACCGGCGTGCTGTTCCTGACCAAGAGCAAGGACGAACTGGCCAGTTGGGAGCGATGGGCCGCAACGGCGCGCGAGATGCAAGTCCACTCGACCGTCCTGACGCCGGCGGAAGTCGCCGAGCGCCTGCCCGGCAATTCCGAGAAATGGGTCGGCGGCCTGCACACGCCGAGCGACGGGCGCGCCGAGCCGTCGATGGCCGTGCCGGCGCTCGCCACCGCCGCACGCAAGCATGGCGTGACCATCCATCAGGGCTGCGCTGCACGCGGACTGGAAACGCAGGGCGGACGGGTCAGCGCTGTCGTCACCGAGAAGGGCACCATTCGCACCCAGTCCGTGCTGCTGTCGGGCGGTGCATGGTCGTCGCTGTTCTGCCGCCGTCACGGCATCGAGCTGCCGATCGGTCTCGTCAACGCCACCGCATGCCGAACCACGCCGGGACCGGAGATCACGTCCGGCGCACTCGGCACCGACTTCTACTGTATCCGCCGCCGTCTCGACGGCGGTTTTACACTGGCGCTACGCGGCCGCGGGACTGTCGAACTGTCGCCAGACCTGTTCCGCTACGCGCGCACCTTCTGGCCGACCTACCTGCATCGCAAGAACGGGCTGAAACTGTCGTTCGGCAAGTCGTTCTTCGACCAGATCGTGCGCGGCACGAGCTGGAGTTTCGACAAGCCGTCGCCGTTCGAGACCGAGCGGGTGCGCGATCCGGCACCCGACATGTCGCTGGTCAACGCGGCGCTGGCTTCGCTGATCAAGTCGAATCCCGAATTGAAGGACATCGAGATCGCGGAAGCCTGGGGCGGCACGATCGACTGCACGCCGGACACCATTCCCGTGATCTCGCCGGTCGATGCCTTGCCGGGCTTCTTCCTCGCGACCGGCTTCTCTGGCCATGGCTTTGGCATCGGTCCTGCGGCCGGCAAGCTCGCCGCCGACATTGTGACCGGCGCGACGCCGCTGGTCGATCCCGCGGCCTACAGCCACAAGCGAATGATCGACGGCCGGCGTCTCGCGCCGGTCAGCCCGTTCTGA